TCGGCGATGATCGGGCTGACCCCGACCGACACTCGCGAACTGCTGGAGACCAACCTCGACATCGTTGTCCGGTTGCTCAGGGGCGAGACGGTGTCCGCCAAGACCGCCACCCACGAACTCCACGACGCCAAACTGCAACTCGCGCCGTACTCCGAGGACGGCATCCCGCTGGCCGTCGCGGCGGTGGCCTCGCCGACCGGCGCGCGGCTGGCGGGCAAGCACGGCATCGGCCTGCTCTCGATCGGCGCGACGCTTGTCGTGGAGGGCTTCGACGCGCTGGCGCATCACTGGGGCATCGCCGAGGAACGCGCGGCGGCATTCGGCACCACCGTCGACCGCCGCAACTGGTCGCTGGTCTGTCCGATGCACATCGCCGAAACCTACGAACAGGCTTGTGCCGATGTGCGTTTCGGGTTGGAGTCCTGGTATCTGTATTTCCAGAAGGTGGCGGCGTTTCCGCAGATGACCATGCCCGGCGACCGCATCGACGAGGTCATCGACGTCATCAACGGTGCCGGCGCGGGCGTGATCGGCACCCCCGAACAGGCCCGTGCGCAGGTGCAGCGGCTGTGGGACCAGTCCGGCGGCTTCGGCTGCATGCTGCAGATGGGCCATGAATGGGCCAACCCGGCCGCCACCAAGCGGTCGGCGGAGTTGTTCGCCGCCGAGGTGATGCCACATTTCCAGGGTCAGGCGCAGCCGACACTGGACGCCGCCGCGCGTGCCGCCGTGGTGCGCGACGACTTGGCGCAGACCCAGCTGTCGGCGATCGAGCACATGACCACCAAATACGAAGCCGAGAAGGACGCCACCTAGCCCGGCGAACGTTGATTACCGCTCGAAGATCCGCCGAAATTTCGAGCGGTAATCAACGTTCGGCGCTCAGCCCACGAGGGGCGCTCAGCCCAGGAGGGCGGCCCGCAGGCGCTGCACGTCCTCGTCGCCGACCCCGGCCGCCTCCAGGTAACCGCGCAGCGAGCCGTAGTGCTCGTCGATCGCGCGCCGGGCGGTCTCCAGGTAGCCCTCGCGCACGCCCAGCACGGCGTCGGTCAACCGCGCCTCGACAAAGGTGACCTCCTCGGCGGTCTCGGTGCGCTCACGGACCGACTGCAGGATCTGTTCGCGCAGCTGCGGTACCGCATCATTGCTGCGCAGGAAGTCGGCCATCACGGCGTCCCGATCGACGCCGACGGCATCGAGCACGGTGGCCACGGTGAAACCGGTGCGGTCCTTACCCGCGAAGCAGTGCGCGATCAGCGGCCGCCCGTCGGCGAGCAGCGAGACTACCTGGCGGATCGCCCGCCGCGCACCCGGCAACGTCGGAAACCGTTGGTACTCCTCGGTCATGAACCGGCCGGCGGCGACGGCGACATCCTCGTCGTCGGGCTTCTCGCCCATCATTTTCTGAAACGCCGTCTCGTGAGGCGCCTCCCCGTTGCTCGCGGCGAGTTCGTGAAAGTGCAGCAGGTGCACCGCGACGCCCGGCGGCACCGCCCCGCCGCCGTGCCGCTCCACCTCGCGCGCCGACCGTAGATCGGCGACGTCGCTGATACCCAACCGGCGCAACACGTCTCGGCCGGCGTCGTCGAGCCCGCTCAGTTCGCTGGACCGGAAGAACCGCCCGGGCCGCACTCCGGTCTCGGCGGCGACGTCACGGAAGTTCCAGGCGCCCGACAGTTCTCCGGTCCCGGCCGTCACCGCTGGGTCACCGCCGCGGCGAAAGCGCTTTTCTCCCTACCCAGTTCGGCGCGGGCGATGGTGCGCATGTGCACCTCGTCGGGGCCGTCGAACAGCCGCATCGCGCGGTGCCAGGCATACAGCCGCGCCAGCGGCACGTCGTCGCTGATGCCCATCCCGCCGTGCACCTGGATGGCACGGTCGATGACGTTGCACGCCATCTGCGGAGCGACGGCCTTGATCTGCGCGACCAGCACCTGCGCGTCCTTGCTCTTGTTGCCCTGCTGATCGATGGTCCACGCCGCCTTGTGGCACAGCAGCCGCGCCTGGTCGATCTCGTTGCGCGACTTGGCGATCGACTCTCGGACC
The window above is part of the Mycolicibacterium rutilum genome. Proteins encoded here:
- a CDS encoding LLM class flavin-dependent oxidoreductase, with the translated sequence MAKLRFGYFIAPFHRAGTNPTLALQRDLEFIEHLDALGYDEAWIGEHHSAGSEIISSPEVFIAAASQRAKRIRFGTGVISLAYHNPLWAADRLMLLDHLTHGRIIGGMGPGSLPTDSAMIGLTPTDTRELLETNLDIVVRLLRGETVSAKTATHELHDAKLQLAPYSEDGIPLAVAAVASPTGARLAGKHGIGLLSIGATLVVEGFDALAHHWGIAEERAAAFGTTVDRRNWSLVCPMHIAETYEQACADVRFGLESWYLYFQKVAAFPQMTMPGDRIDEVIDVINGAGAGVIGTPEQARAQVQRLWDQSGGFGCMLQMGHEWANPAATKRSAELFAAEVMPHFQGQAQPTLDAAARAAVVRDDLAQTQLSAIEHMTTKYEAEKDAT
- a CDS encoding tyrosine-protein phosphatase, whose amino-acid sequence is MTAGTGELSGAWNFRDVAAETGVRPGRFFRSSELSGLDDAGRDVLRRLGISDVADLRSAREVERHGGGAVPPGVAVHLLHFHELAASNGEAPHETAFQKMMGEKPDDEDVAVAAGRFMTEEYQRFPTLPGARRAIRQVVSLLADGRPLIAHCFAGKDRTGFTVATVLDAVGVDRDAVMADFLRSNDAVPQLREQILQSVRERTETAEEVTFVEARLTDAVLGVREGYLETARRAIDEHYGSLRGYLEAAGVGDEDVQRLRAALLG